tattggggctccagccaggtgtcagggctgtgcctctgtggtgggagagccaagttcaggacactgggccacaagagacctcccagctccatgtaatatcaaacagcaaaaatctcccagagatctccatctcaacgccaagacccagctccactcaacaaccagcaagctacagtgctggacaccctatgccacacaactagcaagacaggaacacaaccccacccattagcagagaggctgcctaaaatcataataggcaatctacctgaaaaggaattcagaataatgatagtaaagatgatccaaaatcttggaaatagaatggagaaaatacaagaaacatttaacaaggacctagaagaactaaagaacaaacaaacagtgatgaNNNNNNNNNNNNNNNNNNNNNNNNNNNNNNNNNNNNNNNNNNNNNNNNNNNNNNNNNNNNNNNNNNNNNNNNNNNNNNNNNNNNNNNNNNNNNNNNNNNNNNNNNNNNNNNNNNNNNNNNNNNNNNNNNNNNNNNNNNNNNNNNNNNNNNNNNNNNNNNNNNNNNNNNNNNNNNNNNNNNNNNNNNNNNNNNNNNNNNNNNNNNNNNNNNNNNNNNNNNNNNNNNNNNNNNNNNNNNNNNNNNNNNNNNNNNNNNNNNNNNNNNNNNNNNNNNNNNNNNNNNNNNNNNNNNNNNNNNNNNNNNNNNNNNNNNNNNNNNNNNNNNNNNNNNNNNNNNNNNNNNNNNNNNNNNNNNNNNNNNNNNNNNNNNNNNNNNNNNNNNNNNNNNNNNNNNNNNNNNNNNNNNNNNNNNNNNNNNNNNNNNNNNNNNNNNNNNNNNNNNNNNNNNNNNNNNNNNNNNNNNNNNNNNNNNNNNNNNNNNNNNNNNNNNNNNNNNNNNNNNNNNNNNNNNNNNNNNNNNNNNNNNNNNNNNNNNNNNNNNNNNNNNNNNNNNNNNNNNNNNNNNNNNNNNNNNNNNNNNNNNNNNNNNNNNNNNNNNNNNNNNNNNNNNNNNNNNNNNNNNNNNNNNNNNNNNNNNNNNNNNNNNNNNNNNNNNNNNNNNNNNNNNNNNNNNNNNNNNNNNNNNNNNNNNNNNNNNNNNNNNNNNNNNNNNNNNNNNNNNNNNNNNNNNNNNNNNNNNNNNNNNNNNNNNNNNNNNNNNNNNNNNNNNNNNNNNNNNNNNNNNNNNNNNNNNNNNNNNNNNNNNNNNNNNNNNNNNNNNNNNNNNNNNNNNNNNNNNNNNNNNNNNNNNNNNNNNNNNNNNNNNNNNNNNNNNNNNNNNNNNNNNNNNNNNNNNNNNNNNNNNNNNNNNNNNNNNNNNNNNNNNNNNNNNNNNNNNNNNNNNNNNNNNNNNNNNNNNNNNNNNNNNNNNNNNNNNNNNNNNNNNNNNNNNNNNNNNNNNNNNNNNNNNNNNNNNNNNNNNNNNNNNNNNNNNNNNNNNNNNNNNNNNNNNNNNNNNNNNNNNNNNNNNNNNNNNNNNNNNNNNNNNNNNNNNNNNNNNNNNNNNNNNNNNNNNNNNNNNNNNNNNNNNNNNNNNNNNNNNNNNNNNNNNNNNNNNNNNNNNNNNNNNNNNNNNNNNNNNNNNNNNNNNNNNNNNNNNNNNNNNNNNNNNNNNNNNNNNNNNNNNNNNNNNNNNNNNNNNNNNNNNNNNNNNNNNNNNNNNNNNNNNNNNNNNNNNNNNNNNNNNNNNNNNNNNNNNNNNNNNNNNNNNNNNNNNNNNNNNNNNNNNNNNNNNNNNNNNNNNNNNNNNNNNNNNNNNNNNNNNNNNNNNNNNNNNNNNNNNNNNNNNNNNNNNNNNNNNNNNNNNNNNNNNNNNNNNNNNNNNNNNNNNNNNNNNNNNNNNNNNNNNNNNNNNNNNNNNNNNNNNNNNNNNNNNNNNNNNNNNNNNNNNNNNNNNNNNNNNNNNNNNNNNNNNNNNNNNNNNNNNNNNNNNNNNNNNNNNNNNNNNNNNNNNNNNNNNNNNNNNNNNNNNNNNNNNNNNNNNNNNNNNNNNNNNNNNNNNNNNNNNNNNNNNNNNNNNNNNNNNNNNNNNNNNNNNNNNNNNNNNNNNNNNNNNNNNNNNNNNNNNNNNNNNNNNNNNNNNNNNNNNNNNNNNNNNNNNNNNNNNNNNNNNNNNNNNNNNNNNNNNNNNNNNNNNNNNNNNNNNNNNNNNNNNNNNNNNNNNNNNNNNNNNNNNNNNNNNNNNNNNNNNNNNNNNNNNNNNNNNNNNNNNNNNNNNNNNNNNNNNNNNNNNNNNNNNNNNNNNNNNNNNNNNNNNNNNNNNNNNNNNNNNNNNNNNNNNNNNNNNNNNNNNNNNNNNNNNNNNNNNNNNNNNNNNNNNNNNNNNNNNNNNNNNNNNNNNNNNNNNNNNNNNNNNNNNNNNNNNNNNNNNNNNNNNNNNNNNNNNNNNNNNNNNNNNNNNNNNNNNNNNNNNNNNNNNNNNNNNNNNNNNNNNNNNNNNNNNNNNNNNNNNNNNNNNNNNNNNNNNNNNNNNNNNNNNNNNNNNNNNNNNNNNNNNNNNNNNNNNNNNNNNNNNNNNNNNNNNNNNNNNNNNNNNNNNNNNNNNNNNNNNNNNNNNNNNNNNNNNNNNNNNNNNNNNNNNNNNNNNNNNNNNNNNNNNNNNNNNNNNNNNNNNNNNNNNNNNNNNNNNNNNNNNNNNNNNNNNNNNNNNNNNNNNNNNNNNNNNNNNNNNNNNNNNNNNNNNNNNNNNNNNNNNNNNNNNNNNNNNNNNNNNNNNNNNNNNNNNNNNNNNNNNNNNNNNNNNNNNNNNNNNNNNNNNNNNNNNNNNNNNNNNNNNNNNNNNNNNNNNNNNNNNNNNNNNNNNNNNNNNNNNNNNNNNNNNNNNNNNNNNNNNNNNNNNNNNNNNNNNNNNNNNNNNNNNNNNNNNNNNNNNNNNNNNNNNNNNNNNNNNNNNNNNNNNNNNNNNNNNNNNNNNNNNNNNNNNNNNNNNNNNNNNNNNNNNNNNNNNNNNNNNNNNNNNNNNNNNNNNNNNNNNNNNNNNNNNNNNNNNNNNNNNNNNNNNNNNNNNNNNNNNNNNNNNNNNNNNNNNNNNNNNNNNNNNNNNNNNNNNNNNNNNNNNNNNNNNNNNNNNNNNNNgatgcagagaaagctttcaacaaattcaacacccatttatgataaaaaccctgcagaaagtaggcatagagggaactttcctcaacataataaaggccatatatgacaaacccacagccaacatcgtcctcaatggtgaaaaactgaaaccatttccactaagatcaggaacaagacaaggttgcccattctcaccactcttattcaacatagttttggaagttttagccacagcaatcagagaagaaaaagaaataaaaggaatccaaatcggaaaagaagaagtaaagctgtcagtgtttgcagatgacatgatcctatacatagagtatcctaaagatgctaccagaaaactactagagctaatcaatgaatttggtaaagtagcaggatacaaaattaatgcacagaaatatcttgcatttctatacactaatgatgaaaaatctgaaagagaaattaagaaaacactcccatttaccaatgcaacaaaaagaataaaatatataggagcaaacctacctaaggagacagaagacctgtatgcagaaaattataagacactgatgaaagaaattaaagatgatacaaatagatggagagacataccatgttctgggattggaagaatcaacattttgaaaatgattctactacctaaagcaatctacagattcactgcaatccctatcaagctaccactgccatttttcacagaactcaaacagaaaatttcacaatttgtatggaaacacaaaagaccccgaatagccaaagcaatcttgagaaagagaaatggagcgggaggaatcaggctccctgacttcagactatactacaaagcttcagtaatcaagacagtatggtactggcacaaaaacagaaatagagatcaatggaacaggatagaaagcccagagataaacccacgcacatatggtcaccttatctttgataaaggaggcaagaatatacagtggagaaaagacagcctcttcaataagtggtgctgggaaaactggacagctacatgtaaaagaatgaaattagaacactccctaacaccatacacaaaaatagactcaaaatggattaaagacctaaatgtaagccaagacaccatcaaactcttataggaaaacacaggcagaacactctatgacataaatcacagcaagatcctttttgacccacctcctagagaaatggaaataaaaacaaaaataaacaaatgggacctaatgaaacttaaaagcctttgcacagcaaaggataccataaacaagaccaaaagacaaccctcagaatgggagaaaatagttgcaaatgaagcaaccgacaaaggattaatctccaaaatttaaaagcagctctatttacaatagccaggacatggaagcaacctaagtgtccaccaacagatgaatggataaagaagatgtcgcacatatatacaatggaatattactcaggcatccaaaggaacgaaactgagttatttctagtgaggtggatggacctagagactgtcatacagagtgaagtaagtcagaaggagaaaagcaaataccatatgctaacacatatatatggaatctaaaaaagaaaaagaaaaaaaatgttcagaataaCCTATGGGCAAgacatgaataaagatgcagatctcctagagaatggacttgaggatatggggagggtgaagggtaagctgggagaaagagagtggcatggacatatatacactaccaaacgtaaaatagatagctagtgggaagcggccgcatagcatagggagatcagctcagtgctttgtgaccacctagaggggtgggatagggagggtggagggagggagatgcaagatggaagagatatggggacatatgtatatgtataactgattcactttgttataaagcagaaactaacacaccattttaaagcaattatacaccaataaagatgttaaaaaaaaagagaagaaaaaaaaacacctataacAATGGAAACATTGGCATGATTTGAATTaactctttcattcaacaaacattagttGAACATCTGTGTGCTCATTGTTTTAGGTATCggaaatacaaatatgaataagCTAGTCCCTGACTCAAAGAGTTCACTCTTTTAAGGGACATCATGGGGTGGGAGGAGTGACAGAAAATTCTTATGTGTGACTGGGTGTAAAAGGTTTGAATAGGACTTTGCCAGATGGACAAGGAAGAGAAGAGCTCCCAGGCAGAATGAGTAGCAAGTGCAAGACAAGAAGATGTGAAATGACAAGATGTTTTGGGAACTTATAGGCAAATGGTGATGGGAGGGAAGGATGAGAATTGGCCAGAGATGATGTTGGAAAGGGACAAGAGCTAGATCACAAAAGGGCTTTGTATACCACTGATCACTAGAGAGGTGTTTTCTCTTGTTGGGCAAGGATGGTACATATAGCTTGGATGAAATATTCCTGAGCCATGTATTTCTTTTGATTCTCATTTCATGCTTACCAAATTGTTTTCTGACTTGGTCTTAGAGATACCATGATATCAGGAAAGGAATATTCAGAGCGGTGAGCAGAAATAAAATGGTAACTGGAAAAATAGAACTCCACTTAAAATTCATAAATTAGAATAAAGAGTTCAGAAACAGACCCAAATCTCCTTGGAAATTAATTACATGATGCAAGTAGCATTTCAAACCAGTATAGAAAGGATGGACTTTTCAggaaatgatgctggaacaattaGTTAGCcttgggggcgggcggggggaaACTGATCCCTCCTCATTCCTTATaccaaataaattccagatggatcaaagatttaaatattaaaacaaaaagattagaagaaaatataggtaaacATTTTGTTAATCTTGAGGTGgggaagatattttaaagtattgataTTATCCTAAActcagaaacaacaaaaaatgtatagCTTCCTACTCAGCGGCAACCACCGCGCAGGCCGGACTTCACTCGCTGGCAACTCGCTCCGCTTCCTCCGCAGCCATGTCTGCCAAACCTGATATGGCTGAGATAGAGAAATTCGATAAGTCgaaattgaagaaaacagaaatgcaagagaaaaaTCCACTGCCTTCAGAAGAAACGATTGAACAGGAGAAGCAAGCAGGAGAGTCGTAATGAGGCGTGTGCCACCCGTATGTACTGTACATTCCACAAGCATTGCcttcttattttacttattttagctgtttcactttgtaaGCTGAAAAGAGGTTGGATCAAGTTTAAATGACTCTTTTCACATCAAAGAATGGACAACTACTGACAACGAAGGCTGCGCCTGCCTCTCCCATCCGCCTGTCTGGCtggcaaggaaggaaaagaacttgCTTTTCGGTGAAGGAGGAAGCTGGGTGGGACGACAGTGAAATCTAGAGTAAAAAGCAAGCCGGTCCACGGTGTCCTGTGGGCTGTAAAATGCAGTTTAATCGGAGtgccattttttttgttgttcaaatgattttaattattggaatgcacaatttttttaaatatacaaataaaatgttttaaaacctgaaaaaaaatgtatagcttCCTAATAGCacatgaaaactaaaataaaaacaatgatctgtggaaaatatttgtaacatttatgataaagagaaattttacttagtatataaagagctctttCAAATCCAGTAAGAAAAAGCCCAACACCAGAATTAAAAAATGGCCAATGGATGTTGATTACCTGATTAGTCTCTCCATAGTCAAATAACTTTGTCAAgtattataaatgttaaaaaaattcaactaaaaatcctctaatactttatttttttaatctcctttgtttttctggacCAAGACTGACTATTTTCtcaaatacatatatctgaatctCTGTTCAGATGAATATTTTGCCGTCTTTATTTTGACTGCCCttgttttcaaaatgtatacTTGAACTGCTTTTCAAATGTACATTTACCTTTTGAAATATGTTTACTTGTGAGCACAATGTCCTCCCTTTCCTGTGGATCCCAAAagaatacatgaaaagatatgggGATAGATCTTTGTActcatttgaaaagaaatgtaGAAGTGATGTGCTAAGATCTGAGAGTGTGATAGTTGCTGAATTCTGGTTGGTTTCACTCAAtccctctcatttcttcttccatGCTGATCCATGACAAAAGCCATACTTCAAAATTTCCAAGGCTGTGGTTTTATTTCCACAACATATATGAAAGAgtaattcatttagaaaaaaaacccaaatggtcAATGGACACGTAaaaatgctcaacctcactagtaATCAAAGGGATACAAATTAATACAACATCGAGATCATTTTTATCTcttaaattgataaaaattgaGAAGACTGATAATTGTATTGACTTGGGGGTGGAGAAGCAGGGCACTGTTTTGGTAAGGGCCTTTGTGGCTGGGTCTAACTTGACAGGTTTCCTGAACTTAGAATCCGAAAGTGAGCAGTTCCCTTCTCATTCCCTTCCATCCCAGAAGGCTCTATGCTCTACGGCCTTTTTCCCAGCTCTGCGTGCCGGAGGGGCAGATGTTGTGAGGACATGAAAGATACTGTTATCCCTTTATTTAGAGTATTAGCTAGCTCCACTCCTCTCCTTTGAGAGAGAGGCACTCTTCAAGACATTCTCCCTGAATGAATGTGATCCAACAGAATCTTCTGAATCTCCTCTACAGGGAAGAAGATGgcagttttctttttgatttaagaaaataataatttgttcaaGTTACTCTTTTCACCAGCACCCTACCACAAAAAAGAACTTCCTGCCAGTTTGATTAATGTGCAGTAGTTCTGTAGAGACTGAGCAAGTCTTGGTACCCTGACTGAACAAAGTTTCTAGACCTCCAGAAGTGAGGATCAGACCCTAGACTATTGTGATCCCACCAAGGCAATAGCCCCTATAAGAAATCAGCAAAACTCTCTTATCCATTCCTTCACGAAGTATTTATTCCATACTGACCACATGCTATGCACTGTTACAGGCACTGGGAAATACTGCaatgaataaaatacacagaacagACAAAAATGTCTGTCTTGAAGGAGATTACAACCTAGTATGCTTGATGGgtatttctgtttattcatttactcatttgagcattcattcaataaatgtttattgagcatataaTAGGTGCCAGACACCATATTGGATCAGTAGTTAAGTCTAGCATAATCAGAGTTAATGGCcctaggaattttttaaaaattgagataaaattcatcactttaattattttaaagtataccaTTTCAGTAGTTTTTCATATAtccacagtgttgtgcaaccattactattgtctaattccagaatattttcatcacctcagaaagaaacctgGTACCCATTAATTAGTCATTTCCCATTCCTCTCTCCCATAAGCCACACTGGCAAACACTAGTCTGGTTCCTATCTTTatgtatttgcctattctagacatttcatataaatggaatcatatatgaccttttgtgtctggcttctttcactcagcgtaatgttttcaagattcacccatgttgcggcatgtatcagtacttcattcccttatatggttgaataatattccattatgtggatataccacattgtgtttatccagtTATCAGTCAATgtacatttgagttgtttctactttttggctattatgaataatgctactatgaaggtttgttacaagtttttgtgtgaatgttttcacttctcttgggcaTATGCCTAGGAGGGGAGTTGATGGGTCATATGCTATTTCTATGTTTAACTGACTCAGGAACCACCAAACTGGTTTTCACAGCAGCTTCACTATTTTATATGGTCATCTGCAATGTATGAGGGATCCTCtttgtccacatcctcaccgacacttgttactttctgtgttttatttttttaatagccatcctagttggtgtgaagtggtgtctcattggggttttgattttcatttcctgatgactaaagatgttgagcatctgttcatatgctacttggccatttgtatatcttattaggataaatgtctattcaagttctttatccattttttaattgtttttgttgttgttgttgcagttgagttctaagagttctttatatattctgaaaacaataccattatcagatatatgatttacaaatattatctctCATTCTTTAgggtttcttttgacttttttgcTGGTATTCTTTGAAgcataaagtttttaattttaatgaagtctaaactatctatttttttcttttgtttcttgtgcttttggtgtcatatctaagaaaacattgctaatGAACATGATTTACTCCTATAtttccttctaagaattttaagatttttagctcttatatttgtcagtgatatattttgagtttatttttatatatggtgtgagttaggggtccaacttcattcttttgcatatgtctatccagttgtctcagcaccaATTGATGaagagattattctttccccattgaatggttttggtacccttgttgaaaatcaattggccagagatatgtgggtttatttctgtactctcagTTCTGTcccattggtctgtatgtctgtccttaagccaatactacactgtttttgattactgtaacttcaGAGTATTGAAACCAGGaagtatgagtcctccaactttgtccttttcaagattgtttcagctattcagggtcctttgcgGTTCCATATGAACTTGAGGATGGGCCTTTCCGTTTCTGCAAGAAAGGCcgttgaaattttgatagggattgctttgaatctgcaGATCACTTTGGATAGCATTGCCATCTTAAACAATATtgccttccaatccatgaatatggggtgtctttccatttagttaggtcttctttaattttattcagcaatgttttgcagttttcagtacCCAAGTCTTGGACCTCTttggtttaatttattcttaaggatttcattcttttggatgCTATGGTAAAtgcaaatgttttcttagttttctttttggattgttcattgctaatgcatagaaatataattgatttttggatgttgatcttgtattctgcaaattTGCTGCATTTATTTATTAGCCTAAGTAGATTTTTCTGTAgtctttgtaattttctgtatacaggatcatgtcatctgtgaataaatttttcttcttcctttccaatttggatgacttttctttttcttttttttttaaactgtagctttttctaaaaaatagatttatttacttaatttatttttggctgtgttgagtcttcattgctgcatgtgggctttctctagttgcggcgagtgggggctgctcttcattgcagtgcgcaggcttctcattgcagtagcttctcttgttgcggagcatgggctctaggctcgtgggcttcagtagctgcagcacgcgggctcagtagttgcggctcacaggctctagagtgcaggctcagtagttgtggcgcacaggcttagttgctccgtggcatgtgggatcttcccgggccagggctcgaacccgtgtcccctgcattggtgggtggattcttaaccactgtgccaccagggaagtcctggatgccttttctttttcttgccaaattgacctgactagaacttccagtactatgttgaatagcagtggaGAAGagatatctttgtcttgttcctgaatttaggaggaaagctttcagtcttttactaCTGCGTATGATGTCAGCTGTGAATTTTTTATAAATGCCCTTTACCAGGTTGAGAAATTTCCTttatattcctagttttctgagtgtTTTATCCTGAAAGAGtgttaaattttgtaaatttttttctgcatcagttgagatgattGTGTAgactttttccttcattctactAATGTGGCGTATTACTACATTGATTGATATTCTTATGTTGAACTACCCTTGCACTTGTGGGATAAATCTCACCTGGTCATGGTTTATAATCCTTCTGATACACTGCAGAATCCGGTCTgatagtattttcttgaggatttttacatttatattcataaaggatattggtctgtaaatttcctttcttgtgaTGGCTctgtctggctttggtgtcagggtaatgctagcctcaAGAATTAGAAAGTATTCTCTCTAATTCTATTTTTtggggagagtttgagaagggttggtgttaattattttttaaatgttgggtaAGATTCACCAGTATTGACATccagtcctgggcttttctttattggaagggttttttttttcccttgtttttgtttgtttgttttttaggccatgctgcagcatgtgggatcttagttccctgaccaggtatcgaacccgcaccccctgcattggaagcacagag
This window of the Physeter macrocephalus isolate SW-GA chromosome 21, ASM283717v5, whole genome shotgun sequence genome carries:
- the LOC102976438 gene encoding thymosin beta-4-like — its product is MISGKEYSERNNKKCIASYSAATTAQAGLHSLATRSASSAAMSAKPDMAEIEKFDKSKLKKTEMQEKNPLPSEETIEQEKQAGES